The Theobroma cacao cultivar B97-61/B2 chromosome 1, Criollo_cocoa_genome_V2, whole genome shotgun sequence genome contains the following window.
ttgaatttaattttagtgtTTCTATTTACCATTTTGCCTGCATATAACTCATTATTATTTCCTATATGTCTTCATTTTTTATGTGCGGTTGATGGCGTATGTTTATGTGATAATGTAAGATTACTGCTTACAGACAGAATGTAAAATGTAAacgaaattaattaattagtcaattaaatgaaatggtttgtTTCAGGCGAAGATTCTTTATAAAGATGTACCATTCTCTGAGGATGAATGTGAAAATATCAAGTGGACTATCCAGACCAATTTGTATGGTTATCTTGGCATACTTCTTGAGGGCCGTGAACGGTTTGAGGAGGAAAGTTTGGCTGAAATGAGGAAAAGGAAATGTTCCAAGGAAACTGACCATGAAGGTGAAGCTAcatgttgattttattctcCAAGTCATCCTTTTGACCTACATATATCCATGGATTTGCTAATATATATGCAGGCTTCTATCATTCAACCCTATCTCTTTTGGCAAAATTGGTCTTAATCTGAAAGGAACAAGCTTATTAGAATGAGAAGTTAGTGCACACATGTTTCTTGCTGAATGTTCAAATATGACATTGTTTATGCTATTCATAGGCTGCTTCGTTTGTAAACAAATTTCTTTACATGTGGAGATCATTGAGGGTTTAAGTCTTTAATTTTTCCCACCCCTGTAAATTTTGAAGGGCATTTTATCATCTTATATCCCGCATGATCAGACTGACATTAATTAATAGCATCTATTTTGGAAGTATCtgattattttgtttttcatgttTATTGGCAGGGAGTAGTAATGATAGTGATGGCAAAACTATCTATTCCATTGGCCCGAGGCTCAAAGCATTCTCTGACTGGCTTCTGAAGACTATGGTGTCAGGCAATTTGGAAGCCATTTTTCCAGCTGCTACTCGTGAATATGCACCATTGGTTGAGGAGCTATGGAAGGATGCAGCCATTCAGGCAACTTACAACCGCAGAAGTGAATTGGAAATGCTACCTAGTGTTGCTAGTTATTACTTGGAGCGGGTAAGATCATGCTTGTTACTCCTTTGCTTGTTCCATATCACTAGTTTTATGTATCTGAAGTTTGCTTGAACATCGTTTGTCTCTTTTAACTAGAAAAGGTAGCAGTAGCTGTTGTCTTAAAGAACAGAAGGTGACTGGTTTTGGGATAACAATCACGTAGAAGCCATTAATGGAATTCTATGACTGACTTTCTGAATTGGCTCAAGGTGAAAATAGTGCTTAGAATTTTTTGTGCTAAACTGATCTAGCTGTCTTTGGATGAGAAGAGTACTCGAAGAAAGGAATTCATCATGTTGACTTTTGACTTCATGACCCTAATTCATGTTGTGGAACAAATGAAGCACCAATAACCTAGGAACAATCTTCAATAAATTGGGCTTCTGACATTTTTTGGCCCAAGACTTTAGAGAAGAAAATAGAGCTCTAATTGCATTTTGTGTTATGTGGTAAGCAACTAATACATGAGGAGCAATTACATCAACATGAACTAATTAAGGTGCATGCGACTAACCTACATTGCCAGATTTTCTATACTACTgttgtttatataaaaaaatgctaTGGTGAAAATCCTAATCAAACTTTATGACTACTTGTGGGTACTTAAGAATAATACTCCTTCCATCTTTCCAAGTTGTTGTCTATAGCTAAACTGTAGCATGATGTTCAAATTGAACATTTCAATTAATtgcttttatgaaaaattgtaCCCTTAGAATGTGGTTAGAGGAAAACATTATTTCAATGAAAGGAGAAGGTGCTGATTTGTTTGTGTTTCATTGGAGTATATAGACAGTGGGGTTTTGCATGTGAAGATGAACACATGGGGACAATGTTGGGTTTTAGAGATATGGTGTTATAAGTGTGGTACCCATAAGTCAACTGTTTCTGCAACACTAGGATTAATGcttcttgaagaaaataaaaatctccTCGGAATGGAGAATCTTATCAGTTCTACAAAGATTCTTGTTTGCTGCACAAGCATGTAGCCTCATCAAGCAAGTGGATAAGCAGAGCCAGGAGTTCCTTAATCATGGCTTATTTAGCAATACACTTGCCTTTATTTAGGCTAATGCATGACATTAGGCGACCTCTTAGTGAGCTCCATTCTGAACACTTACCCATCGAGCAATCTCAACCAGCACTCATACTTGCACTTGTTTGTTGCAGtatgtttttggttttgaGCTTTTGTGCCCGATAGTTGGTATGACCAGtgctaattttttattaattgttttctaatgcctttttttttttgtacacTCCAGGCTGTTGAGATATTGAGACTGGACTATGAACCCTCAGATTTGGATATCCTATATGCTGAGGGTGTTACTTCATCAAATGGGCTTGCGTGTGTAGACTTTTCGTTTCCCCAGTCTTCACCTGATGAAACCATTGACACTGCTGATCAGCATGACTCGTTGCTCAGGTGGGTGCCAATATTGAGTGCACACTTTagtcacattttttttttcaaatgtaTCTGCATTTTGTGAGGCCTGTAAGTCTTATTGATTGCTAGTTGCTACCGAGCAATGGGTACGTAAATCACTTGGTAAAACTGTGTACTCTGTGGTGATCTAATTACTCTATTGAATTTTGCAAACCTATTCGGTTATAACTTAATATTCTCATTTGGAGTGTGATAAACTTACAGTTTCTGATTGGTTCTCAGGTATCAACTAATTAGAGTGCAAGCAAGAGGCCTTGGAGAAAACTGCAAGTGGCTAGAGATGTTTGAAGATGTTGGAATGGTCATCTTCTGTGTTTCCTTGAGTGACTATGACCAGTTCTCTGCTGATGGGACTAATAAGATGCTACTGAGCAAGAAATTCTTTGAAAGCATCGTTTCTCATCCGACATTTTATGAGATGGACTTCCTTTTAATACTAAACAAATTTGATCTATTTGAGGAAAAGATAGAACGGGTACCATTGAGTCGGTGTAAGTGGTTTGATGATTTTCAGCCGGTGATCAGTAATCATCGTTCGAATGCAAATAGCAACAGCATTAATCATAATCCAACGCAGGGACAGCTGGGCTTCCATTATATTGCTGTCAAGTTCAAGAGGCTTTATTCTTCGCTCACAGGGCGGAAGTTGTATGTTTCTAATGTGAAAGGATTGGAACCCAATAGCGTCGATGCAGCTCTTAAATTTGCAAGGGATATTCTAAAATGGGATGATGAGAGAGCCAACTTCAGTGAGCACTCATTTTATAGCACAGAAGCAAGTTCCTTCTCTCATTGATGTCTAATTTTCTAGGACCAGGAAGGTTTGTTTTAATTCATGAATGCTAGTGTACATACAAGTAATGATGGAATAGTAAATCTCCACATCTTATACAGTGAGGGCAGAAGATGTGTTTTTGTACAATGCATTGTGTGACTGGCTGCCTCTTTGTACACAATTCATTACATTCATTTGTAAGATAAGATGAAAATGTATGATTCAGTGATAGCTCCTCCAGTATATTACAGTTGTGAAAAAAATCTCCTTGGGTTGTGATAATTCCATGTCCAAGGTCACCATATCCCTTCTGTTCGAACAATTCAGCACCATGCACATGGGTGGTTAATGGTTCATGTGTTACTCTATTTTCTGGATATGCGTTGTTCTTTTTCACATCTCTATTAGATAAATAGCCAAAATCactaattatttattttttattttctacaaATACAAGctcaaatgataaatttatatatcacAAACTGTTGTAACAAACCAGTAAAAgtcattttgttattttcatccattaaatgtgagtataaatgTTTAATACAAAAATGAAACAATGACATTTATGTGTAAACAAATTTGCATTGTAACTAGATTGATGTGTATTACTGGGTTTCCAAAAGTGAAAGAATCGAACTGATCAAACCCCAAAACTCTCCAATGGCTGAAGGAGAGCAGCCTGATTCAGAAGAATAATTATTTCAGTCATCTATGTAACTATACCGTGCCTGCTCCTCTGTGTtcaacaaaatgtttttaattgcCCAACCTAGTGCTGCCATTTGTTCATTCAACGGGACAAACTCTCGCTGTACGTATTGCCTACTATCCTCAATCAGTTTAAACCATTCTTTGAGAAAGAAGTCTGAAGAATCACTAGCCTTCATCATGCTTTCTAACGTACTTGAATGGAGGGCCTTGCGAACATAGCATGCCTGGAACAACACAAACATTAGCGTCACCTTTAACCTCAGCAATTGTAAACATAAGCTCCTGTATACATAGATGTCAAACaaaattttgcatagattttaaaagaattctttTTTACCTGCAACAATCCCATGATAACATCAGCTGTGCGAGCCCCTTCACGTAAGCAAAGAAGGATGCCTTGCTAGAGTTTCATAAGAGGCAAATGAAAAAAAGCGATGAGCGAGATATCATTATACATAAGCACCATAGTTTATGCAGCAGCTAGTAAAGAGTTTCATTGTGTATGCACCTCTCTAGTTCTTGGTAGTCCACGGTAGAAGATCTCTATGCATATGAAATAATAATCCTTGTTTCTTACAGACTGCATTGTACTCATCGATAATTTAGGTAATTGACCCTTGGGATTCAAGCCCCCCATCCTGATGCACCATGGCTCTTTGCCTAATCCAAATTTCAATAATTGATTTGAATCTCATCTATCTTTAACAGTTAGTTCTAAAACAGATCATGTAAACGATGCACTAAAAGCTAAAGCACAGCCGTGAGAAACTTCACCTTTTCTCCACATAAAATTGATGTCTTCTTCTTTACTCACTTCTTCAGGTGAAGGCACATATCCCATTGCAATCCATGTATCAAGTATGATTTCAAGTCTATCCTGAAtgttggaaaagaaaaagagagaaacaaagaCGAAATAGAATTAATGAAACAGATAGctttgaattttcatgaggaaaatttcctcaatttccCCCCctaccccccccccccccccaaaaaaaaaaaaaacaaaaaaagctGTCCCAAGTTTCATTTACGGATCGAACATGAATTGGATTGGCATATAGAAAATATGAGATAAGACATGCAGATTTTTTACTCCTCTAGAGAAGTAATTAAAATATGAGAAAGTTGATTTGCTCTTCAATAATTGAACATGTATTGGGATAGAGATAATGCCACCTTAGTCAAGGTTTGGAGATGGACGTGCTTGAGCCCCTGATATATTCCAAAGAGGTCAATCATTGAGAAGAAGGGGTATAGAATGAAAGGTAGGCCTGTTTGCAATCTAGCACATTAAGGACAAGTCAAGAAACCATGCCAGCATTTAGTTTCACAATGAAATCAGTTAAATGATCAAAcatatttctaatttttctaaaagaaaaagaatataagaTTTCCCACTAAATTCTAACTCCAATGTTACTATTCAAGTGTGGCAGCCATTACTTATATGTTTCATTGTCAATATAGAAATGGGAACTTTGGCCAGAGACAGATCACAAATTTTGTCTccattgaaatttatttaaagaagATTAAAATGGATTTTCTAGAGTATTCTTTAACCCTTGGTGCTCTGGTGTTTAttcatttgatattttttcaaattatatgGTGGACACTTGCATGAGATAATGAACTAATTTAAATGACAAGACTTCTAAAAAAGTACATCTCCATTAGATAAATAACCTAAATCACAATTCACTattaacaactattttttttcagCATCCTCAATTATGTTTTGGTTGCAAcaatgaattttcttttagtttcATAAGTATCTAAATAGCCAAACTTTATTTACACCTATATAATATatagtaaaatatttatattttatttgccCCCCTTCcatgaaattaaattcatattagcaaagattttaaacaaatatcaGTCACATAAATGGCATCTATCTGCCATTATGAAATGACACCAGAATTAGCAACCAGCAAAAGTGGTCATGTAAGTccaattaaaaacaataacagtttaaaatattacatCAAAGAGATGAAAGAGTATAAACCTTTGATTGTTCTTGAGCAACATATTCAAAGCAGCAGCAAGCATGAGACCAAGGTTATCAAAGCATACTGATTGAATCTGAATCCCAATCCAAGATCAGAGCTTTTGCCATAAAAAAAGTATCAAAGATTATGCAAAGAATGTGAAGAAAGAACCATAACCTGTGACTTTGCAGATACTTCAGCAAGGTTATCTGCTATTGCAAAGCTGCGATGAATAGCAGACTGTTTGTACAAGATGGAAAACATCAAAACACCAAATGAGAAGGTACTAAAAGCCATCAACAGCAAAAGACTTGAACaattattttcttgaaaaaaatttcctaGGGGTTAGGAAGAGTAGAAGGAAAGATGAAGCAAATAATCTTTAAAGGATAAGCATAAGCATAAAATGTGTAAATGA
Protein-coding sequences here:
- the LOC18611035 gene encoding protein root UVB sensitive 4, producing MQSTLYYTPSNSHHFPLPWKSPKNPISRTPKFSSKVVTLTNTLRTQITYELDGGLNDRPAPSKPAQLPIEIRRYGKVSRYFWDGNRVLLHSVDGGGGAAASFFFNFDKVVEVSSLAVGNFFIPKQVSENYMGYVKWKFLHRVFSSALQVLATQAMFRAIGIGYSRSLPSAAALNWVLKDGLGRLSRCIYTASLAAAFDTNLKRVRFSTSLLFTLSIGVELLTPIFPQHFLLLASLANIAKQMSLACYIATSSAIHRSFAIADNLAEVSAKSQIQSVCFDNLGLMLAAALNMLLKNNQRLQTGLPFILYPFFSMIDLFGIYQGLKHVHLQTLTKDRLEIILDTWIAMGYVPSPEEVSKEEDINFMWRKGKEPWCIRMGGLNPKGQLPKLSMSTMQSVRNKDYYFICIEIFYRGLPRTREQGILLCLREGARTADVIMGLLQACYVRKALHSSTLESMMKASDSSDFFLKEWFKLIEDSRQYVQREFVPLNEQMAALGWAIKNILLNTEEQARYSYIDD